Proteins from a genomic interval of Trifolium pratense cultivar HEN17-A07 linkage group LG6, ARS_RC_1.1, whole genome shotgun sequence:
- the LOC123888909 gene encoding uncharacterized protein LOC123888909: protein MNPICFVDNKEDNEVKSAEGLLTSDVSGMEEDDEFGEPEVVPRVGDEYQAELPPFTAAPYFSQLAKMKGDSEIAVNMPDSSVVGLPLPLMWTHSEFDRSWGGETLKSVTSQKGRGICEGKNVGGFPNFKSSYRNVGTDINSCSELRTELDQPRHKYLLPELLGCQSWTDIEYNSFLLGLYAFGKNLNFLKRFVGTKSMGDILFFYYGKFFRSKGYSRWSKCRKSKTRRCIFGQKIFTGWRQQELLSRLFPHVAQDRKTTLVEISRSFGEGKMPFEDYVFALKDAVGIEFLIAAVAIGQGKHDLTGTALEPPKTNHVFSVRHEIPAGKACSSLTPADIIKILTGDFRLSKARSSDLFWEAVWPRLLANGWRSEEPKDNYVSGTKQTLVFLVPGVKKFSRRKLEKGKQYFDSISDVLNKVSSNPKLLETEIQATEGIVDKENMQNKQNQDSVSNTHQCPSFQSHNSKCKPDPVKFTIVDTSMVHETNRRKVRQTKGLPFQPENISTISSCSSSESETATSEDSEYQIEEANASSPTEVQVEQANSLHHAEDQVGHANSLHHTEDQIGHANSSYRAKVQVGHANSSYRVEDQVGHANSSDHVEDQVARANSSDRVEDQVSHANSSHRVEDQVGRANSSHLVEDQVEHANSSDRVNSSYLVEDQVELANSSDRVEDQVVRANSSVCVEDQVSHANSSHRVEDQVGRANSSHRVEDQVEHANSSDRVEDQVVRANSSVCVEDQVAHANSSDRVEDQVEQANSTDHVDHQVEHANSSYRVEDQVEPANSSYSVVDRVEQANALSPIEDQAERTNSSFHVEHANSDNHVEEISDKGMHINSSGHAHNPETLNTTEVENYKCHSDLPDDEHSRELNEQPVIQKMTSDDCTKPFPCATKMQELRACSHGEFSLSAENTSMDRKFDLNEPFSLSNPHEASEGMDFSVGLDTLSFPNYPAKGSPNMSHEGSVTETRMLIDLNSETRMLIDLNSETRMLIDLNFPQVPPDLSLEMEIPSSKAIQLNDDQWAHTLSSSSETTQLNMKPEIPDLNCTKPEIPDLNKEHQPSIVNRRQSTRNRPLTTKALEALEYGFLNSKRKRKNTESSDNNSKSQCLRPSNETIIDVTCDNSIGNSIADTSAKEENVIREYSFIV, encoded by the exons ATGAATCCTATTTGTTTTGTTGACAACAAAGAAGACAATGAAGTGAAATCGGCTGAAGGATTACTTACTTCAGATGTTTCTGGCatggaagaagatgatgaatttGGAGAACCAGAAGTGGTACCTCGTGTTGGAGATGAGTACCAGGCAGAACTTCCGCCATTTACTGCAGCAccttatttttctcagcttgcAAAAATGAAAGGAGATTCAGAAATTGCTGTCAATATGCCAGACTCTTCTGTAGTAGGACTACCCCTTCCTCTTATGTGGACACATTCTGAATTCGATAGGAGTTGGGGTGGTGAGACTTTAAAATCTGTCACAAGTCAAAAGGGGCGTGGTATTTGTGAAGGAAAAAATGTAGGAGGGTTTCCAAATTTTAAATCCTCTTACAGAAATGTTGGGACAGACATTAACTCGTGCTCAGAACTGAGAACCGAACTAGATCAGCCAAGACACAAGTATCTTCTTCCTGAATTGTTGGGTTGTCAGTCTTGGACAGATATTGAATATAACAGTTTTCTTCTTGGCCTCTATGCATTTGGGAAGAACCTTAATTTTTTGAAGAGATTTGTTGGGACTAAAAGTATGGGAGACATATTGTTTTTCTATTACGGTAAATTTTTTAGGTCTAAAGGATATTCCCGGTGGTCAAAATGTCGGAAGTCGAAAACCAGGCGATGTATATTTGGACAGAAAATATTCACTGGTTGGAGACAACAAGAATTGCTATCAAGATTATTTCCCCACGTGGCACAGGACCGTAAAACTACTTTGGTTGAG ATTTCGAGGAGTTTTGGGGAGGGAAAGATGCCATTTGAAGATTACGTATTTGCTCTAAAGGATGCTGTTGGCATTGAATTCCTTATAGCTGCAGTAGCTATTGGCCAAGGGAAGCATGATCTCACAGGCACTGCTCTTGAGCCACCAAAGACGAATCACGTATTTTCTGTTCGCCACGAAATACCAGCCGGCAAAGCTTGCTCCTCTCTTACACCTGCAGATATAATCAAAATTCTAACAGGAGATTTTAGATTAAGTAAAGCTCGATCCAGTGATCTTTTCTGGGAAGCTGTTTGGCCTCGTCTTTTAGCAAACGGTTGGCGTTCTGAAGAGCCAAAGGATAATTATGTTTCTGGGACAAAACAAACTTTGGTTTTTCTTGTACCCGGTGTTAAGaagttttcaagaaggaaacTGGAAAAAGGTAAGCAATACTTTGATTCTATAAGTGATGTACTGAATAAAGTGTCATCTAACCCTAAGCTTCTTGAGACTGAAATTCAAGCAACTGAGGGTATTGTAGATAAGGAAAACatgcaaaacaaacaaaaccaagaCAGTGTGTCAAATACACATCAATGTCCTTCGTTTCAATCTCATAATTCAAAGTGCAAACCGGATCCCGTGAAATTTACAATTGTAGACACCAGCATGGTTCATGAAACTAATAGACGTAAAGTGAGACAGACGAAAGGCTTACCTTTTCAACCTGAAAATATATCTACCATCTCAAGCTGCAGTTCTAGTGAATCTGAGACAGCTACATCTGAAGACTCGGAATATCAAATTGAGGAAGCTAATGCTTCAAGTCCTACTGAAGTTCAGGTTGAACAAGCTAATTCTTTACACCATGCTGAAGATCAGGTTGGACATGCTAATTCTTTACACCATACTGAAGATCAGATTGGACACGCTAATTCTTCATACCGTGCTAAAGTTCAGGTTGGACACGCTAATTCTTCATATCGTGTTGAAGATCAGGTTGGGCACGCTAATTCTTCAGACCATGTTGAAGATCAGGTTGCGCGTGCTAATTCTTCAGACCGTGTTGAAGATCAGGTTTCGCATGCTAATTCTTCACACCGTGTTGAAGATCAGGTTGGGCGTGCTAATTCTTCACACCTTGTTGAAGATCAGGTTGAGCATGCTAATTCTTCAGACCGTGTTAATTCTTCATACCTTGTTGAAGATCAGGTTGAGCTTGCTAATTCTTCGGACCGTGTTGAAGATCAGGTTGTGCGTGCTAATTCTTCAGTCTGTGTTGAAGATCAGGTTTCGCATGCTAATTCTTCACACCGTGTTGAAGATCAGGTTGGGCGTGCTAATTCTTCACACCGCGTTGAAGATCAGGTTGAGCATGCTAATTCTTCAGACCGCGTTGAAGATCAGGTTGTGCGTGCTAATTCTTCAGTCTGTGTTGAAGATCAGGTTGCGCATGCTAATTCTTCAGACCGTGTTGAAGACCAGGTTGAGCAAGCTAATTCTACAGACCATGTTGATCATCAGGTTGAGCATGCTAATTCTTCATACCGTGTTGAGGATCAGGTTGAACCTGCTAATTCATCATACAGTGTTGTAGATCGGGTTGAGCAAGCTAATGCTTTAAGTCCTATTGAAGATCAGGCTGAACGTACCAATTCTTCATTCCATGTTGAGCATGCTAATTCTGACAACCATGTTGAAGAAATCTCAGATAAGGGGATGCACATAAACTCATCAGGTCATGCTCATAATCCTGAGACCCTCAACACCACGGAAGTAGAAAATTATAAATGCCACTCTGATCTGCCTGATGATGAGCATTCAAGGGAGCTGAATGAGCAGCCAGTGATTCAAAAGATGACATCTGATGATTGCACAAAACCTTTTCCCTGCGCCACAAAAATGCAGGAGTTAAGAGCTTGTAGCCACGGAGAGTTTAGCCTTAGTGCTGAAAATACTTCTATGGACAGAAAATTTGATTTAAATGAGCCATTTTCACTGTCAAATCCACATGAAGCATCGGAGGGCATGGATTTTTCTGTAGGTTTAGACACTTTGTCTTTCCCAAATTATCCGGCTAAAGGCAGTCCAAATATGAGCCATGAAGGCAGTGTCACTGAAACCAGGATGTTGATCGACTTGAATTCTGAAACCAGGATGTTGATCGACTTGAACTCTGAAACCAGGATGTTGATCGACTTGAATTTTCCTCAAGTTCCACCTGACTTATCACTTGAAATGGAAATACCATCCTCTAAGGCAATACAGCTAAACGATGACCAATGGGCGCATACATTGTCATCTTCATCCGAGACAACCCAGCTCAACATGAAACCAGAGATTCCTGATTTAAATTGCACGAAACCAGAGATTCCTGATTTAAATAAGGAGCACCAACCAAGCATTGTTAACCGCCGTCAAAGTACAAGGAACCGGCCATTAACAACAAAGGCACtggaagctcttgagtatggaTTTCTCAACTcaaagaggaagaggaagaacACAGAATCTTCAGACAATAATTCAAAGTCCCAATGTTTACGTCCAAGTAACGAGACAATTATCGATGTTACTTGTGATAATAGCATTGGGAACTCTATCGCAGACACAAGTGCAAAGGAGGAAAATGTTATAAGGGAATATAGTTTCATTGTTTAG
- the LOC123893241 gene encoding potassium transporter 5-like, whose amino-acid sequence MASEEDEGNVVAVNMDNIQHEQHDDDNDSAKKFSSQIVRKRDSLELEAGATSNITHKSKGPSTTIILQLAFQSLGIVYGDIGTSPLYVYASIFPNGINHNDDILGALSLIFYTITLIPLLKYVFFVLRATDNGEGGTFALYSLICRYSRVGLIPNQQAEDAEVSNYQLKLPKRREKRASIVKSTLENNHFMRHFLLFSTMLGTSMVMGDGVLTPCISVLSAVGGIKQAANQITEDQIVWISVAILIGIFMVQRFGTDKVGYTFAPIICIWFAFIAIIGLYNFIKYDPSVIKAINPKYIVHYFIRNKKNAWVSLGGVVLCITGSEALFADVGHFTVRPIQLSMCFVTYPTLVLAYSGQAAFLRKHNDVVADSFYKSVPGLIYWPMFVIAVLAAIVASQAMISGTFSIIQQSLSLGCFPRVQVVHTSAKYEGQVYIPEVNYILMIACIAITIGFRTTTEIGNAYGIAVVFVMSLTSSLLVLIMIMIWKTNIFLVITYVLVISSLELVYLSSVLYKFNDGGYLPVAFAVFLMFIMFVWNNVYRRKYYYELNHKITPEKLKDITSDISLCRLPGLAMFYSELVQGIPPIFKHYVANVPALHSVLVFVSIKSLPISRVPMEERFLFRRVEPKEHNIFRCVVRYGYIDVRNENEPFEKLLVKKLKEFVVDEYHFSKKVIQDGKNDEPQEALDEENVQEEIEKEVEVVEKATRAGVVHLIGESEVIAGDGAGIAKRILIDYAYSFLKRNLRQSDKIFDVPHTRMVKVGMTYQL is encoded by the exons ATGGCttcagaagaagatgaaggaaatgTAGTAGCTGTGAACATGGATAACATACAACATGAACaacatgatgatgataatgatagTGCTAAAAAGTTTTCGTCACAAATTGTTCGAAAAAGAGATTCTCTTGAACTTGAAGCTGGCGCCACCTCTAATATTACACATAAATCCAAA GGTCCATCAACAACGATAATACTACAACTAGCATTTCAAAGTCTCGGAATAGTTTATGGAGACATTGGAACTTCACCATTGTATGTGTATGCAAGCATCTTCCCTAATGGCATAAATCACAATGATGATATTTTGGGAGCTCTTTCCTTAATCTTCTACACCATCACTCTCATCCCCCTTCTTAAATATGTCTTCTTCGTCTTAAGGGCCACCGATAATGGCGAAG GTGGAACATTTGCTTTGTACTCTCTAATATGTCGTTACTCGAGAGTTGGACTAATTCCAAATCAACAAGCAGAGGATGCAGAGGTGTCAAATTATCAGCTGAAATTGCCAAAGAGAAGGGAGAAGAGAGCATCAATTGTTAAATCTACACTTGAGAACAATCACTTTATGAGGCACTTCCTCTTATTTTCCACTATGCTTGGAACTTCCATGGTCATGGGTGATGGTGTTCTCACCCCTTGCATATCTG TTTTATCGGCTGTTGGAGGGATTAAGCAAGCTGCTAACCAAATAACTGAAG ATCAAATTGTATGGATATCAGTAGCAATCTTGATTGGCATTTTTATGGTTCAAAGGTTTGGAACTGATAAAGTGGGTTACACTTTTGCTCCCATTATTTGTATATGGTTTGCATTCATTGCAATTATTGGTCTGTATAATTTCATCAAGTATGATCCATCAGTTATAAAAGCAATAAATCCAAAATACATAGTACATTATTTCATCAGGAATAAGAAAAATGCTTGGGTTTCTCTTGGAGGCGTTGTTCTTTGTATAACAG GAAGTGAAGCACTATTTGCTGATGTTGGACATTTCACAGTTCGACCTATACAATTAAGTATGTGTTTTGTGACTTACCCTACTCTTGTTTTGGCTTATTCTGGACAAGCCGCCTTTCTTCGCAAACACAACGATGTTGTGGCAGACTCATTCTACAAGTCTGTACCAG GTCTTATATATTGGCCAATGTTTGTGATTGCTGTTTTGGCAGCAATTGTAGCTTCTCAAGCTATGATCTCAGGAACTTTCTCTATAATCCAACAATCCCTATCATTGGGATGTTTTCCTCGCGTGCAAGTTGTACATACATCGGCAAAATATGAAGGACAAGTTTATATCCCAGAAGTTAATTACATCCTCATGATTGCTTGTATTGCCATCACTATTGGCTTTAGAACCACAACAGAAATTGGCAATGCCTACGGGATAGCTGTGGTATTTGTGATGTCACTAACATCGTCTCTTCTCGTGCTAATCATGATCATGATATGGAAGACTAACATATTTTTGGTCATTACCTATGTTCTTGTAATTAGTTCATTGGAGCTTGTGTATTTAAGCTCAGTTTTATACAAATTTAACGACGGAGGTTATCTTCCTGTTGCATTTGCCGTGTTTCTAATGTTCATCATGTTTGTTTGGAACAATGTGTACCGAAGGAAGTACTATTACGAACTCAATCACAAGATTACACCAGAGAAGCTTAAGGATATAACCTCTGACATAAGTTTATGTCGATTACCTGGTCTTGCAATGTTTTACTCCGAGCTTGTTCAAGGTATTCCACCTATTTTCAAGCATTATGTTGCAAATGTTCCTGCACTACACTCTGTCCTTGTCTTTGTTTCCATCAAATCCTTGCCTATTAGCAGAGTCCCAATGGAAGAAAGGTTTCTTTTTCGCCGAGTAGAGCCTAAGGAACACAATATATTTCGATGTGTTGTTAGATATGGATACATCGATGTGCGCAATGAGAACGAGCCTTTTGAGAAGTTATTGGTTAAGAAGTTGAAGGAGTTTGTTGTTGACGAAtatcatttttctaaaaaagtGATACAAGATGGTAAAAATGATGAACCACAAGAAGCTTTGGATGAAGAAAATGTACAAGAGGAAATTGAGAAAGAGGTTGAGGTAGTTGAAAAGGCAACAAGAGCTGGTGTTGTTCATTTGATTGGTGAAAGTGAGGTGATTGCTGGTGATGGAGCTGGCATTGCAAAGAGAATTTTGATTGATTATGCCTATAGTTTTTTGAAGAGAAATTTGAGACAAAGTGACAAAATATTTGATGTTCCTCACACACGTATGGTTAAGGTGGGAATGACTTATCAACTATAA